In a single window of the Thermus amyloliquefaciens genome:
- a CDS encoding ABC transporter substrate-binding protein, with translation MKRVLLLTAALGLALAQQAKPEDVIKEQCAKAKVVAELWHGFTGGAPKAALENLVVEFNKLQQGRCVRPVPQGSYRDLSTKIKAAFAAGKVPAMAQAYENNIALYLEAKALLPVESLGLKLQGVNLSFLNAVRFGGVVYGVPFNKSIQVLYYNKDLLKKHGAKVPTTLEEFVATSKRLSQAEGGPVYWFQPDASTFAYFFFNLGGSYLQNGKLVLNSKEAVEALTLLQNGVKEGWAKAITSGYINQNLGSGPYAFSVDTSAGYTYYRQGAKFDLGVATLPGRAKGQPGFGLVQGTNLVVFRQASKEEQAVAKDFLQFVLSPRAQAVFTTATGYVPVTEAALKDPVYQAYAAENPDFATIVRQSRYAKFEPALAEWEQIRFDILGQAVKEAILNKADPKAALDKAQRLAEDLLAGRTR, from the coding sequence ATGAAAAGAGTCCTGTTGCTGACCGCGGCCTTGGGCCTGGCCCTGGCCCAACAGGCCAAACCGGAGGACGTCATCAAGGAGCAGTGCGCCAAGGCCAAGGTGGTGGCTGAGCTCTGGCACGGCTTCACCGGCGGGGCGCCTAAGGCCGCCTTGGAAAACCTGGTGGTGGAGTTCAACAAGCTCCAGCAGGGGCGGTGCGTGCGTCCGGTGCCCCAGGGGAGCTACCGGGACCTCTCCACCAAGATCAAGGCCGCCTTCGCCGCGGGGAAGGTGCCGGCCATGGCCCAGGCCTACGAGAACAACATCGCCTTGTACCTGGAGGCCAAGGCCCTTTTGCCCGTGGAGTCCCTGGGGCTCAAGCTCCAGGGGGTGAACCTGAGCTTCCTGAACGCGGTGCGCTTCGGGGGCGTGGTCTACGGGGTGCCCTTCAACAAGAGCATCCAGGTCCTTTACTACAACAAGGACCTCCTGAAGAAGCACGGGGCCAAGGTGCCCACCACCTTGGAGGAGTTCGTGGCCACCAGCAAGAGGCTTTCCCAGGCGGAGGGCGGCCCCGTCTACTGGTTCCAGCCCGACGCCTCCACCTTCGCCTACTTCTTCTTCAACCTGGGGGGAAGCTACCTGCAAAACGGCAAACTGGTCCTGAACTCCAAGGAGGCGGTGGAGGCCCTTACCCTCCTGCAAAACGGGGTGAAGGAGGGCTGGGCCAAGGCCATCACCTCCGGCTACATCAACCAGAACCTGGGCTCCGGCCCCTACGCCTTCAGCGTGGACACCTCCGCGGGCTACACCTATTACCGCCAGGGGGCCAAGTTTGACCTGGGGGTAGCCACCCTTCCGGGCCGCGCCAAGGGGCAGCCGGGCTTCGGCCTGGTCCAGGGCACCAACCTGGTGGTCTTCCGCCAGGCCTCCAAGGAGGAGCAGGCGGTGGCCAAGGACTTCCTCCAGTTCGTCCTCTCCCCCAGGGCCCAGGCGGTCTTCACCACCGCCACCGGGTACGTGCCCGTAACCGAGGCCGCCCTGAAGGATCCCGTTTACCAGGCTTACGCCGCCGAGAACCCCGACTTCGCCACCATCGTGCGCCAAAGCCGCTACGCCAAGTTTGAGCCGGCTTTGGCGGAGTGGGAGCAGATCCGCTTTGACATCCTGGGCCAGGCGGTGAAGGAGGCCATCCTGAACAAGGCCGATCCCAAGGCGGCCCTGGACAAGGCCCAGAGGCTGGCCGAGGATCTTTTGGCGGGGAGGACCCGCTGA
- a CDS encoding aldehyde ferredoxin oxidoreductase family protein, producing the protein MPKGYHDRVAFVDLSTGRIWYESYGEAFWRRFLGGRALSAHLLLKHVPKGADPLGPENALIFAPGVLTGTPISGSGRNTVAAKSPLTGGYGDAEAGGFFGAEMKNAGLDALVVLGRAAEPVYLHVEGGEVSLHPASHLWGKDPLEVEALLKEAHGGQTRVAQIGLAGENQVLTANVIHDLAHFAGRGGLGAVMGAKGLKAVSARARKETLPAYHDPALLKALARRMAAERMDRAAGLVTMGTVGTVKPFNLRGVLPSHNFLDGYLEGAEALDGTSLDALGIRIGRDTCYACAIRCKQVVKIEGTGKYDVRPEYGGPEYEGLGALGSTCGVTDPYAVTKANTLCNQYGLDVIGVGVTVACAMEAVERGYLDDEGLGLRFGNGDALIAAIERLARREGRLGELLAQGARRLAEAIGHPELAMEVKGQEVPMHDPRFKRALGVGYAVSPTGADHNHNLHDTAFAKEGKALRELRFYGEDFQPLPIEDLSEAKIRMLWTKTRERGFVNSLVMCDFVPWSPEEWREAVYAATGWRLSPEEMLLVGERTLQLTRLFNLREGIGPEEDRLPERFFQPFRRGNPETSLDPVAFREAVRTYWRLAGWGEGGVDPERLRGLGLEAFAPAP; encoded by the coding sequence ATGCCCAAGGGCTATCACGACCGCGTGGCCTTCGTGGACCTTTCCACAGGGCGGATCTGGTATGAGAGCTACGGCGAGGCCTTCTGGCGCCGGTTTCTTGGGGGCAGGGCCCTTTCCGCCCACCTGCTTTTGAAGCATGTACCCAAGGGGGCAGATCCCCTAGGCCCGGAAAACGCCCTCATCTTTGCCCCTGGCGTCCTCACCGGCACCCCCATCTCGGGCTCAGGCCGCAACACCGTGGCCGCCAAAAGCCCCCTTACCGGGGGTTACGGGGACGCGGAGGCTGGGGGGTTTTTCGGGGCCGAGATGAAAAACGCCGGCCTGGATGCCCTGGTGGTCCTGGGCCGGGCGGCGGAGCCCGTCTACCTGCACGTGGAAGGGGGGGAGGTCTCCCTCCACCCGGCCTCCCACCTCTGGGGCAAGGACCCCCTCGAGGTGGAGGCCCTCCTCAAGGAGGCCCATGGGGGCCAGACCCGCGTGGCCCAGATCGGGCTTGCCGGGGAGAACCAGGTCCTCACCGCCAACGTCATCCACGACCTGGCCCACTTCGCCGGGCGGGGGGGCTTGGGGGCGGTGATGGGGGCCAAGGGGCTCAAGGCGGTCTCCGCCCGGGCCCGGAAGGAAACCTTGCCCGCCTACCACGACCCTGCCCTTCTTAAGGCCCTTGCCCGGCGTATGGCGGCGGAGCGCATGGACCGGGCGGCGGGCCTGGTCACCATGGGCACCGTGGGCACGGTGAAGCCCTTCAACCTGCGGGGGGTGCTCCCCAGCCACAACTTCCTGGACGGCTACCTGGAGGGGGCCGAGGCCCTGGACGGCACCAGCCTGGACGCCCTGGGCATCCGCATCGGCCGGGACACCTGCTACGCCTGCGCCATCCGTTGCAAGCAGGTGGTGAAGATCGAGGGCACGGGCAAGTACGACGTGCGCCCGGAGTACGGGGGGCCGGAGTACGAGGGGCTTGGGGCGTTGGGTTCCACCTGCGGGGTCACCGACCCTTACGCCGTGACCAAGGCCAACACCCTCTGCAACCAGTACGGCCTGGACGTGATCGGGGTGGGGGTGACCGTGGCCTGCGCCATGGAGGCGGTGGAGCGGGGCTACTTGGACGACGAGGGCCTGGGCCTACGCTTCGGCAATGGGGACGCCCTCATCGCCGCCATCGAGCGGCTGGCCCGGAGGGAGGGGCGGCTGGGGGAGCTTTTGGCCCAGGGGGCCAGGCGCCTGGCGGAGGCCATCGGCCACCCGGAGCTGGCCATGGAGGTGAAGGGCCAGGAGGTGCCCATGCATGACCCCCGCTTCAAGCGGGCCCTGGGGGTGGGGTATGCGGTGAGCCCCACGGGGGCGGACCACAACCACAACCTCCACGACACCGCCTTCGCCAAGGAGGGGAAGGCGTTGAGGGAGCTTCGCTTCTATGGGGAGGACTTCCAGCCCCTTCCCATAGAGGACCTCTCCGAGGCCAAGATCCGCATGCTCTGGACCAAGACCCGGGAAAGGGGCTTCGTGAATAGCCTGGTCATGTGCGACTTTGTGCCCTGGAGCCCGGAGGAGTGGCGGGAAGCGGTCTACGCCGCCACGGGGTGGCGGCTTTCCCCTGAGGAGATGCTCTTGGTGGGGGAGAGGACCCTGCAGCTCACCCGGCTTTTCAACCTGCGGGAGGGGATTGGCCCAGAAGAAGACCGCCTCCCCGAGCGCTTCTTCCAGCCCTTCCGCAGGGGGAACCCGGAGACCTCCTTGGACCCCGTGGCCTTCCGGGAGGCGGTGCGCACCTACTGGCGGCTTGCGGGGTGGGGGGAAGGGGGCGTGGATCCGGAGAGGCTGAGGGGCTTGGGCCTCGAGGCCTTCGCCCCGGCGCCCTGA
- a CDS encoding carbohydrate ABC transporter permease: MRGFPLHLLLSLGALLTLAAYAERLRFLPPWALEVGLGAYALLALWGLRHGLPYALLLLGLLAPWVPPAPFLAPLLFAVFFGRTLSEKQQGAFYGWALVWPALALLLVWHVFPTFYAFYLSLFEKVNFLRPAAFAGLENYRILLQDPLFWKALGNTFWYVVFTVPVGLLLATGVAILLNTQVAFLGFYRTLYFLPYITALTAAAAVWRWIYHPEFGFLNWVLGTPGLDWLNTPKGVFALLLEPLGIPLQGFWAGPSLAFVAIMVMSVWHFLGYQVVILLAGLQAIPKEYYEAAELDGASFWQKHRLITWPLLSPTTFFLFTLGLIGAFQVFTQVYVLTPTAGVLQDTLTLAFYLYNKGFRDSDFSYASAIAMVTFLLILILTLVQRRVLERRVNYEI, from the coding sequence ATGCGCGGGTTTCCGCTCCACCTGCTTCTGAGCCTGGGGGCGTTGCTCACCCTGGCGGCATACGCGGAGCGCCTCCGCTTCCTGCCGCCTTGGGCGCTGGAGGTGGGCCTAGGGGCGTACGCCCTCCTGGCCCTTTGGGGCCTCCGCCATGGCCTGCCTTACGCCCTGCTCCTCCTGGGTCTTTTGGCCCCCTGGGTTCCTCCCGCTCCCTTCCTGGCCCCCCTGCTCTTCGCTGTCTTCTTCGGGCGTACCCTGAGCGAGAAGCAACAGGGAGCCTTCTACGGCTGGGCCCTGGTCTGGCCTGCCTTGGCCCTGCTTTTGGTGTGGCACGTCTTCCCCACCTTTTACGCCTTCTACCTGAGCCTTTTTGAGAAGGTGAACTTCCTGCGTCCCGCGGCCTTTGCGGGGCTGGAGAACTACCGCATCCTCCTCCAAGACCCCCTTTTCTGGAAGGCTTTGGGCAACACCTTCTGGTACGTGGTCTTCACCGTGCCGGTGGGTCTTCTCCTGGCCACGGGGGTGGCCATCCTCCTCAACACCCAGGTGGCCTTCCTGGGGTTCTACCGCACCCTCTACTTCCTCCCCTACATCACCGCCCTCACGGCGGCGGCGGCGGTGTGGCGCTGGATCTACCACCCGGAGTTTGGCTTTCTCAACTGGGTGCTCGGCACCCCAGGCCTAGACTGGCTGAACACCCCCAAGGGGGTGTTTGCCCTTCTCCTCGAGCCCCTGGGGATCCCCCTCCAGGGGTTTTGGGCCGGCCCCAGCCTGGCCTTCGTGGCCATCATGGTCATGAGCGTGTGGCACTTTCTGGGCTACCAGGTGGTGATCCTCCTGGCGGGGCTCCAGGCCATCCCCAAGGAGTACTACGAGGCGGCGGAGCTGGATGGGGCGAGTTTTTGGCAAAAGCACCGGCTTATCACCTGGCCCCTCCTTTCCCCCACCACCTTTTTCCTCTTCACCCTCGGGCTCATCGGCGCCTTCCAGGTGTTTACCCAGGTCTACGTCCTCACCCCCACCGCCGGGGTGTTGCAGGACACCCTGACCCTGGCCTTTTACCTTTACAACAAGGGCTTCCGCGACTCGGATTTCTCCTACGCCAGCGCCATCGCCATGGTGACCTTTCTCCTCATCCTGATCCTTACCTTGGTCCAAAGGCGGGTTTTGGAGAGGCGGGTGAACTATGAGATTTAG
- the tsaB gene encoding tRNA (adenosine(37)-N6)-threonylcarbamoyltransferase complex dimerization subunit type 1 TsaB has translation MWTLTLDTATPYLSLGLFQGEEGLGRVVRVERRHEEALFPLLDAVLAEVGARKEEIGALVLGEGPGSYTGLRIALAAGLGIALAQGARVYGVGSLLAACWPFLEEGGPPLTPLFTARNRLYYGATYARREGRPKELLPPRKLQAEELPQAGLLLDPPPDPRALYELLPFAREGVEPLYL, from the coding sequence ATGTGGACCCTGACCCTGGACACCGCCACCCCCTACCTCTCCCTGGGGCTCTTCCAAGGGGAGGAGGGTTTGGGAAGGGTGGTGCGGGTGGAAAGGCGGCACGAGGAGGCCCTATTCCCCCTCTTGGACGCGGTTCTGGCCGAGGTGGGCGCCCGCAAGGAGGAGATCGGGGCCCTGGTCCTGGGGGAAGGCCCAGGGTCCTACACCGGCCTCCGCATCGCCCTGGCCGCGGGGCTGGGCATCGCCCTGGCCCAAGGGGCTAGGGTCTACGGCGTGGGCTCCCTCCTGGCCGCCTGCTGGCCCTTTTTAGAGGAGGGCGGCCCTCCCCTAACCCCCCTCTTCACCGCCAGGAACCGCCTTTACTACGGGGCCACCTACGCCAGGCGGGAGGGAAGGCCCAAAGAGCTTCTCCCTCCCCGCAAGCTCCAAGCGGAGGAGCTCCCCCAAGCGGGCCTCCTCCTGGACCCACCCCCGGACCCCCGGGCCCTCTACGAGCTCCTGCCCTTCGCCCGCGAGGGGGTGGAGCCCCTCTACCTCTGA
- a CDS encoding carbohydrate ABC transporter permease: protein MRFRPGALLVHLLLLTGGLVMAFPFYWMLATSLKSPQEALQAKPIWIPERMKPANWFQAARLGDSPLWGGLGSGRSVELVFPGDAARPPRAFVPRTPGAFFDPRADGTRVEVAYREGAWRVRLTNATEAPFRVLPLVVLWPKEVPLEAPLPPDALRSQGEYWRLEWVNAVPGVLGYVFHNYLEAWHAAPWGRYFFNSFFTALTQVAVGLFLAALAAFALARIPFPGKEAVFVLILATMMVPGEVLLIPNYVLLARLGWLDTYYALVVPWLASVFGIFLLRQFYLSLPQDLFDAARIDGAGYLTQLFRIALPLSLPGLVSYGIFTFLGAYNALLWPLIVTQSPEMRTVQLGLQAFVSEAGSDYGALMAASTFVILPVILGYFFAQRQFIQGIARSGLK from the coding sequence ATGAGATTTAGACCCGGTGCCCTGCTCGTGCACCTGCTTCTTCTGACGGGTGGGCTGGTCATGGCCTTCCCCTTTTACTGGATGCTGGCCACCAGCCTGAAAAGCCCCCAGGAGGCCCTGCAGGCGAAGCCCATCTGGATTCCCGAGCGCATGAAGCCGGCGAACTGGTTCCAGGCGGCCCGGCTGGGGGATAGCCCCCTTTGGGGTGGGCTGGGATCAGGAAGGAGCGTGGAGCTGGTCTTCCCTGGGGATGCCGCGCGCCCTCCCCGGGCCTTTGTGCCCCGCACCCCTGGGGCTTTCTTTGACCCCCGGGCGGACGGCACCCGGGTGGAGGTGGCCTACCGGGAAGGGGCTTGGCGGGTGCGGCTTACCAACGCCACGGAGGCCCCCTTTCGCGTCCTCCCCCTGGTGGTGCTTTGGCCCAAGGAGGTTCCTCTGGAAGCGCCCTTGCCCCCCGACGCCCTCCGCTCCCAAGGGGAGTACTGGCGGCTGGAGTGGGTGAACGCGGTCCCTGGGGTTTTGGGGTACGTGTTCCACAACTACCTCGAGGCCTGGCACGCTGCCCCTTGGGGGCGCTACTTCTTCAATAGCTTCTTCACCGCCCTGACCCAGGTGGCGGTGGGGCTCTTCCTGGCGGCCTTGGCCGCCTTTGCCCTGGCCCGCATTCCCTTTCCCGGCAAGGAGGCGGTGTTCGTCCTGATCCTAGCCACCATGATGGTGCCGGGGGAGGTGCTCCTCATCCCCAACTACGTCCTCCTGGCCCGACTGGGCTGGCTGGACACGTACTATGCCCTCGTCGTCCCCTGGCTGGCCTCGGTGTTTGGCATCTTCCTCCTCCGGCAGTTTTACCTTTCCTTGCCCCAGGACCTTTTTGATGCCGCCCGGATTGACGGGGCGGGATACCTGACCCAGCTTTTCCGCATCGCCTTGCCCCTGAGCCTACCCGGGCTGGTTTCCTACGGCATCTTCACCTTCCTCGGGGCCTACAACGCCCTCCTTTGGCCCCTCATCGTCACCCAAAGCCCGGAGATGCGCACGGTGCAACTGGGCCTGCAGGCCTTCGTTTCCGAGGCGGGCTCGGATTACGGGGCCCTCATGGCCGCCAGCACCTTCGTGATCCTGCCGGTGATCCTGGGGTACTTCTTCGCCCAGCGCCAGTTCATCCAGGGCATCGCCCGGTCAGGGCTCAAGTGA